The Raphanus sativus cultivar WK10039 chromosome 6, ASM80110v3, whole genome shotgun sequence sequence CAACAGAATCAAAGACACGTTTCCATTTTGGTTAGGATCTTTGCCTTCGTTACATGTCCTCATCCTCAGATCAAACAAGTTTCACGGACCACATGTATCTACAAAGTTTCAAAGCTTAAGAGTCATTGATGTCTCGCATAACGAGTTCACAGGAGCGCTACCATCTCTCTATTTCTCCGAGTGGCTTGCAATGACCACGGTGAGCATTGAAGAGGACAGTTTTATGATCTCTAACGTTCCTTACATGGGGAAGGTTCTGAACGCTACTGCCTTCTACATTAGCTCAATGGAGATAGTTAACAAAGGAGTAGAGATGGAGTTTAAACGGATCAACCAAGACTACAGAACCATAGACTTTTCTGGAAACAGTTTCTCTGGGAACATCCCTGAATCTATTGGACTACCGAAGGAGCTGCGTCATCTCAACTTGTCAGGGAATGCATTCACAGGCAGCATACCACAGTCACTGGCTGATTTGACCAAGCTTGAGTCGTTAGACTTATCCAAGAATCAGTTGTCAGGTCAGATCCCTCAGAATCTTGGTAGTCTCTCGTTTGTGTCGACAATGAACCTCTCTCATAACCTTCTTGAAGAGCCAGTGCTAAGAAGCACACAGTTCCAAGGCCAAAGCTGTTCTTCGTTCATGGATAACCTCAAACTATACGGTCTTGAAGACATATGTGGAGGAGAAAAACACGTCAAGAATCCTGTATTAGAAGAATCTGAGCAAGAGGAGCAAGTGATTAACTGGATAGCAGTGGTAATAGCCTATGGACCTGGTGTTTTCTGTTGATTTGTGATCAGACATATCTTCACTTCACACAAACAGAACATAGTAGTAACCAAAAGTGTTTGTTGAACACCTTCTCTTGTTGTTTCTCTCTTACATGTTACATCTACAAGCAGAGGCTacatatgatttttatatttgaattgtTTCCTTTTATGGTAAATGAAAGGTTACAGACCTGATAAGAATCCAATTCCAGAGGGCTCTATAAACTTTGATTTTGGTAGCTGAAGACCCTCTAAAACTTTTTGTCTTTATTTTGGTAGCTTAACCCTCTAGAGGAAACAGAGGCTTGCATTTACTTTGGTAACTGAAGACTCTCTAGACGAGGAAGAGGCTTATGGTTTCGTCTCTTTGACATTTGTCTGGTCATCAGTTAACGAATCTAAAAACTGTATGAAGACGGAGAGAAATGGAATGTTTCCGTGTATCTCCTTGGATTCCCAAGCTCTCTTTCTTCTCCACCTCAAGAAACTCAACTTCTCATCGATTCATCATCCCTAGTTGcagagagagaaacagagaaggTCATCCACTCTACAGCTCTTCACCTTACTCTATACTCGGCGTGGAGCCAAACTGCTCATCTCTCGAGCTAAAGGCAGCTTTTCGTGCCAAGGTATGTAAAGATCGATCTTTGCTTTTATCTTTTTGGTGTTTTCATTGTCTTGACTGACTTATGCGCCTTTTGTAAAAGGTGAAACAATACCATCCTGATGTAAACAGAGAAGAAGGAGGAAGCAGTTCTGATGTTATGATTCGTCGTATAATCCAAGCTTATGAGGTAGGTACTTACTACTACTACTAAACCTTATTCTTCATTtctgaaaaaaatgattttgtgaTCACTAATAGTATTTCATTTGCAGATGTTAACAAACTCTAGCCGAGCAGAGATCATTGAAGGGTATATTATTACACCACTCTCGACAACTTTTCTCTTCATACAAAAACAGAGTAACaaagtaatgtttttttttctttcctgaCGACAGAGAATGTTTGGACCCTTTTGATCATCCAGAGTGTGAGGTACTTGATGTGTTTGTGAATGAGGTCCTCTGCTTCGGAAAAAGTACAAAAACTCTTCCTTGGATTGAgctgtattttttttgtttgctctgtttcttcttcaacATGTGTTGTTTCTGTGCCCACAGGATGTTCATACCCTTGTTTTAAGACAGCATCTCATGTCTTTTCGTGTGATTCAACTGGCACAGCTCGAGCAATGTCTCAAGGTCTGTGTATCCTTTTGTTTCCTCTGTATCCGCCTTCTCCATATAGCTTCCAATATATGTCTATATTGACCAGGGCATGGTGAAGATTACCGTGTACAATCTGCAGTTAATCAGTGCCCTAGAAACTGCATACATTATGTCACACCTTCGCAGAGAATTATTCTAGAAGAGTTACTAGACAGGTATCTGATTCATTCTCTCTATATCACATCCCTCTTGAGACATTATTCTATGTGCTTGTGAATGTTCACTAAATAGTGGCATATTGTTCAAATTTCCGTACAGTGTTTTGGACAAGCCTTATGATTGTTCTGCGGAGGCAGAGTTGCTCTATGCTCTTATAGTCAAAGCTCAGTTTGAGAACAACAGGTACCAGAAGCCAAAGAAGAAACAACCTGAGTCTTCAAGCAAACATGTAGACTGGCTCTGAAAAGTTAGGAGTTAATCCGAGTTAGTAATTAAGTATCTCTTCTTCATGAATATGCATTCTTGACCAGAGTCTGTAATATAGTCCTtccaactgaaaaaaaaatggaaacagaCGCTATCAAAATGTGTTACCGATACTCTCTCACGGAAAGGCTGAAATATATAGGTACATGTTTCTCCGGGCCCGGGCCCAGGCCCAGGACCAAATGTGAAGGATCCAAAAATCTAAGACCCTACCCAAAGTTAAGAGGTCCAAAACCTAAGCTTAGGCCCAATATGTCACTATAATCTGTAGATGTAAGTCTTGGAAACTGAAAGG is a genomic window containing:
- the LOC130496897 gene encoding receptor-like protein 31; translated protein: MSSSSRLQFLNLAQNNLDGPIPKLISRYHNLEELHLSFNNLNGSIPKSLSKLLKLEYFCLTNNNMEGEVPSWIWRLTMVALGNNSFNSFGTSSSQALDETQAIKWLDLSSNAFRGPLPHWICNLTSLEILNLSNNLFNGSIPQCLKNSTASLTDLVLRNNSFTGMIPDIFVNATKLISLDVSRNHLEGELPKSLVHCTRLELLNVRSNRIKDTFPFWLGSLPSLHVLILRSNKFHGPHVSTKFQSLRVIDVSHNEFTGALPSLYFSEWLAMTTVSIEEDSFMISNVPYMGKVLNATAFYISSMEIVNKGVEMEFKRINQDYRTIDFSGNSFSGNIPESIGLPKELRHLNLSGNAFTGSIPQSLADLTKLESLDLSKNQLSGQIPQNLGSLSFVSTMNLSHNLLEEPVLRSTQFQGQSCSSFMDNLKLYGLEDICGGEKHVKNPVLEESEQEEQVINWIAVVIAYGPGVFC
- the LOC108807217 gene encoding chaperone protein dnaJ C76, chloroplastic isoform X2; translation: MECFRVSPWIPKLSFFSTSRNSTSHRFIIPSCRERNREGHPLYSSSPYSILGVEPNCSSLELKAAFRAKVKQYHPDVNREEGGSSSDVMIRRIIQAYEMLTNSSRAEIIEGECLDPFDHPECEVLDVFVNEVLCFGKRCSYPCFKTASHVFSCDSTGTARAMSQVNQCPRNCIHYVTPSQRIILEELLDSVLDKPYDCSAEAELLYALIVKAQFENNRYQKPKKKQPESSSKHVDWL
- the LOC108807217 gene encoding chaperone protein dnaJ C76, chloroplastic isoform X1, with translation MECFRVSPWIPKLSFFSTSRNSTSHRFIIPSCRERNREGHPLYSSSPYSILGVEPNCSSLELKAAFRAKVKQYHPDVNREEGGSSSDVMIRRIIQAYEMLTNSSRAEIIEGECLDPFDHPECEVLDVFVNEVLCFGKRCSYPCFKTASHVFSCDSTGTARAMSQGHGEDYRVQSAVNQCPRNCIHYVTPSQRIILEELLDSVLDKPYDCSAEAELLYALIVKAQFENNRYQKPKKKQPESSSKHVDWL